From a single Apium graveolens cultivar Ventura chromosome 2, ASM990537v1, whole genome shotgun sequence genomic region:
- the LOC141685013 gene encoding uncharacterized protein LOC141685013 — translation MEIDGKISEIGGEVDILIKSCELRIKQTRDKCGLNDKQIIVEEMDGDKDSDNENVVIESKRKRVDKEVVGENNRLNIVQLNEKQQQDGPKTCYWRVLGSRPAKCSRSWGGGIALLWRNEGAVQILNSCKNFIDFEASNEQAGRWRYTGYYGFPERAGRIESWYMLREFSVVLDMPWCIIGDFNDIISMEEKQGGSTRPRSLMAGFFEAIMDCGLHDLGFWGDLFIWERSRGQQTWVQERLDRGMAMSSWIEIFPLVEVKVLEVTTSDHLPLLLQLHRKVYVQRGRRFKFENMWLEERECRSIVQTCWSEEGTRDLMEKISRCCMRLEECGGGLIHEIKIQMGIYGKEMQRYRSRTDTSGIQKYNNAHWQYMKLLEKQEIFGRQREKQFWLRDGEKNTRFYHKFASTRKEHNKIKKLKNKDGEWKETYGEIQGIITDYFSHMFTSTSTGRLLTDNALIAYEINHYIQRKTQGKIGVVGLKVDISKAYDRLEWSFLELMMRRFKFPDVWVERVMQYIKIVTYSFLRNGEIFGEVISQRGIRQGDPISLYLYILCAEGLSAMIREYEKCGLLHGCKIARNAPSISHLLFADDCYFFLRATKIEAQTLKSMLQRYEAWLG, via the exons ATGGAAATTGATGGGAAAATCAGCGAGATTGGTGGGGAGGTTGATATACTAATCAAATCATgtgaattaaggataaaacaaaCACGAGATAAATGTGGTTTAAATGATAAGCAAATAATAGTGGAGGAGATGGATGGAGATAAGGATTCTGATAACGAGAATGTAGTAATTGAGTCAAAACGAAAGCGGGTTGACAAGGAAGTAGTTGGAGAGAATAACAGACTGAATATTGTGCAGTTAAATGAGAAACAACAGCAAGATGGGCCAAAAACTTGTTACTGGCGGGTCCTGGGGTCCAGGCCCGCCAA ATGTTCAAGGTCATGGGGGGGGGGAATTGCCTTGTTGTGGAGAAACGAAGGCGCGGTGCAGATTCTGAATAGTTGTAAGAATTTTATAGATTTTGAAGCAAGTAATGAGCAAGCTGGGCGATGGAGGTATACTGGATATTATGGTTTTCCGGAGAGAGCCGGGCGTATTGAGTCGTGGTATATGCTTCGTGAATTTTCTGTGGTTTTAGATATGCCGTGGTGCATAATAGGTGATTTTAATGACATCATTTCTATGGAGGAGAAACAAGGGGGAAGTACTCGACCTAGGAGCTTAATGGCAGGTTTTTTTGAGGCAATAATGGATTGTGGTTTACATGACTTGGGCTTTTGGGGTGATTTGTTCATATGGGAGAGATCGAGAGGACAACAAACATGGGTTCAGGAGCGGTTGGATAGAGGAATGGCAATGAGTAGTTGGATTGAAATATTTCCATTAGTAGAGGTTAAAGTCCTAGAGGTGACAACATCGGATCATCTGCCTTTGTTGCTACAACTGCATAGGAAAGTTTATGTGCAACGAGGAAGAAGGTTTAAGTTTGAAAATATGTGGTTGGAAGAAAGAGAATGTAGAAGTATAGTGCAGACATGCTGGAGCGAGGAAGGTACAAGAGATTTGATGGAGAAGATATCGAGATGTTGTATGAGATTGGAAGAATGTGGTGGGGGGTTAATTCATGAAATAAAAATACAAATGGGGATTTATGGAAAAGAGATGCAGAGATACCGTTCGAGGACAGATACAAGTGGTATTCAGAAATATAATAATGCTCATTGGCAATACATGAAGCTGCTAGAAAAACAGGAGATCTTTGGGAGACAAAGAGAAAAGCAATTTTGGCTTCGAGATGGTGAGAAAAATACTCGGTTCTATCATAAATTTGCCTCTACAAGGAAGgaacataataaaattaaaaaattaaagaATAAGGATGGGGAATGGAAAGAAACATATGGTGAAATTCAGGGGATAATTACAGATTACTTCTCTCATATGTTTACAAGTACGAGCACAG GCCGTTTGCTCACTGATAATGCTTTGATAGCATACGAGATTAATCACTATATTCAGAGAAAAACGCAAGGAAAAATTGGAGTAGTTGGGTTGAAGGTGGATATTTCTAAGGCATATGATCGTTTGGAATGGTCGTTCCTTGAGTTGATGATGAGGAGATTTAAGTTTCCTGATGTATGGGTAGAACGGGTGATGCAATATATAAAAATAGTAACTTATAGTTTTTTACGAAATGGTGAAATTTTTGGAGAAGTGATATCACAGCGAGGAATACGACAAGGAGATCCAATCTCTCTGTATTTGTATATTCTTTGCGCAGAAGGATTGAGTGCTATGATTCGAGAGTATGAGAAATGTGGTTTACTACATGGATGTAAAATTGCAAGGAATGCGCCATCTATATCTCACCTACTTTTCGCAGATGACTGTTATTTCTTTTTGAGAGCAACAAAAATAGAAGCACAAACGTTAAAAAGCATGTTGCAAAGATACGAGGCATGGTTAGGGTAG
- the LOC141705796 gene encoding uncharacterized protein LOC141705796, whose translation MVLQSKFLSQNFDSESKPFMYGNNPVNPCQTNVFSNQQVACNSSQKNPMNINFTNFAHQAFTSGRSSLNPYIQNFYSNPNILASSISAPGVNHADYSKNNGLAVTSSSNDVSLYKQYPGFIHPNTSQQLMPPMHVQTRATNPRVNIQEFGSSDLANSCMNVDKIVGEGRAKRNNERKYKNGIKGHWIQEEDRMLLNLVHKYGNKKWSYIARMMPGRLGKQLRERYNNHLKPGLKKEAWTEEEDMQLIRAHEKMGNKWVEISKLLPGRSETDIKNRWNATKRKCINAIQKSKNTPKPSSLFENYVKNMFNNVCQSKSPTSAESNVIVGFFSRGNNSKQVGTAESVSVEDYGVFDFKVNVLANNSGPIFESMSYLDMLLQQ comes from the exons ATGGTGCTTCAGTCAAAATTTTTAAGTCAGAATTTTGATTCTGAATCAAAACCCTTTATGTATGGAAATAATCCAGTGAATCCTTGTCAAACTAATGTTTTCTCAAATCAACAAGTTGCTTGTAACTCATCTCAAAAGAATCCTATGAATATCAACTTTACAAACTTTGCTCATCAAGCATTTACTAGTGGAAGATCATCTTTGAACCCGTATATTCAGAATTTTTATTCAAATCCAAATATACTTGCTTCATCAATTTCTGCACCAGGTGTCAATCATGCTGATTACTCAAAAAATAATGGATTAGCAGTTACTTCATCATCAAATGATGTCAGTTTGTATAAGCAGTATCCTGGTTTTATTCATCCGAACACATCACAACAGCTCATGCCTCCAATGCATGTCCAAACTCGTGCAACCAATCCTCGTGTCAACATCCAAGAATTTGGTTCATCGGATTTAGCGAATTCATGCATGAATGTAGATAAGATAGTGGGTGAAGGAAGGGCCAAGAGAAATAATGAGAGAAAATATAAGAATGGCATTAAAGGGCATTGGATCCAGGAAGAAGACAG AATGTTGCTGAATTTAGTGCACAAGTACGGAAATAAGAAGTGGAGTTACATTGCTAGGATGATGCCCGGGAGGCTTGGGAAGCAGTTAAGGGAACGATACAATAATCATCTCAAGCCTGGACTCAAG AAAGAGGCTTGGACTGAGGAGGAGGATATGCAGCTGATCCGGGCCCATGAAAAGATGGGCAACAAGTGGGTTGAAATTTCAAAGCTGCTCCCGGGGCGTAGCGAGACCGATATCAAGAATCGATGGAACGCCACCAAGAGGAAGTGCATCAATGCTATACAGAAAAGTAAAAACACACCGAAGCCCAGTTCCCTGTTTGAGAACTATGTGAAGAATATGTTTAACAATGTGTGTCAAAGCAAGAGCCCGACTTCAGCCGAGTCAAATGTAATAGTTGGGTTTTTCTCTAGAGGTAACAACAGTAAGCAAGTTGGGACTGCTGAATCAGTTAGTGTGGAAGATTATGGCGTATTTGATTTTAAGGTAAATGTGTTAGCTAATAACAGTGGACCAATATTTGAGTCCATGAGTTATCTGGATATGCTTCTTCAGCAGTAG